The genomic interval GCACCGCGGGAATGTGATCCTGAGCCAGGTGCAAGCTCATCAACGCCAGCGCCTTTAAATCGAGATCATTTGCCGCGGCGAGTCGTTTGAGTTTTTCAACAGCCTCCGCTTCCAAATCCCTCATGTGGGGGCGCAGAAAACTTTCGGTGAAATAACACAACCCCGCCACCTGCGCCATCACGTGTGTCGTCGAATCCTCGAGCACAAGCGCCGCCACCGCTCGGCGGTCTTTGAGATTTGGGGCTTGCATCAAACCCATTACAATTTCCTTGTGCGGCTTGATCTCACCGTACCATTCGACGGTTTTCGCTTGCAGCCACGCCGTGGCCTTCTCCGCATGGCATTTGGCGCAGGCATTCTCGATCCCCAGCTTGGCGTCAAACTCCGGCCGCGGAATCGGAATGGTGTGATCGGCGCGCGCAAAACGCAAGCGTGTTCCCATCGCCGGATGTTGCAAAAAGGGCATGTGGCAGGAAGTGCATAAATTTGCAGGCGAATCTTTTTTATGATGAGAATGTCGTTCCGGCGATAACGCTTTGCTGGCGTGGCAGCCGGTGCATTGGCCGTTGTCAAATCGGCCATGCAACTTCACGCCGTTGAGGTCACGATAATTTTGTGCGTGCGGATCGTGGCAATCGACGCAGGTCATCGAGCCGTTGAGATAGCAATCGCTGAATAAATGCCCTTCCTGATAGGCAAACGCGCGGGTGCGGCCATCAGGATGATACGGGTTCTCGCCGAGAATGGGGAATTTGAGCGCGTAATATTCCTGCAAATCCCTGCCGGGCAAATAACCGTTGGCAATGGCATCTTTCAGTGTGTGGCAGCGAAAGCAAACTTCCAGCGATTCGTCCTTGCCCAACGCCGCGAGCGATTGCATGCCAATATCCGTCGCATCTTCAATCTTGCCGGATTTCGCCAATTCAACGTGCCGCTTGCCGGGGCCATGGCAGGACTCACAATTGATGCTCAAGCTTTTAAATTTGGTCACGTACTTTTTTGCTCGTGCATCATAAACGGTTTGAATCTGGCTGCCGTGACACTCCTGGCAGTTGTTGAAATTTGGCTCGGCGCCGAGAATGCGCGACGGCGGCCATTCGCTGAGATCGGTGATCGACAAGGCTTCGCTGATTGGGACCCAGCCGCGATTGCCTTTCGTCTCGCCAAACCAGACTTTTTCCTTGCGGATAAAATCAAATGGCAAAAAGCGCAGCGTGCCGTCCGGAAAGCGCGAGAAATAAGTTTGCGAGCCGCCGCCCTCCATAAACCCGCCGCCGATGACGGCATCAACTTGAAAAATTTTTTGCGGAAAGCCTTCCTGCTCGACGGTGAAAAGGTATTTTTGATTTTTTAGCGTTGGGGTGACAACGGCATCCTTGAAGCGGCGCGGTTGGCCGTCAAACACACCGATGACGTTTCGTAGCGCAGGCGCCCCGCCTGCACGACCATGCGTCGAGTTCTTCCACAAATCATATTGCTCTTGGTGGCAATCGGCGCAAGCTTCCGCGCCGAGGAAATCGTCGAAGGTTGGGTCCGGTGCCTTGGCAACAGATCGTAGCGGCGGAAAAGGCTGGCGATCGTTTGAGGCGATACTTTTTGCTTTAGGAAAAAAGTTGAAAGGCGTTTTTAAAAAATAGAAAGCAAGAAGTGTAGCCGCACCCGCCACACTGAGCCAGATCATGGCTTTGCGTCGCGGCGTTGTCTTCGATAAATTTGAGATTGCGCTTGGAAATTTGGCGTTTTTTTTCTTTTTGCGCATTTGAAGCTTCTTTTGAAACTTCTTTTGTAGTAACGCCTTCAGGCGAAAAATTTTAGATACAACCGAGATGCGCCTTGTTAGCAAGCTGCAACGCACAACCCGGACAAGCCGGAACCAAACAGGGAAAAGCTTGTTGGTATTCGGATTTCACGAATCGCCCGGATCAAAAAATCTATTGGCTTGAATCCGGGCGATTCGGCAAATCTGGATACCACTGAAAGTCTTTGCTTTTTTTTGCAAAGATTTGACTTGTAACAGACTAAAGGCTTCACCACAAACGTTACTGGCGCGACCACAGCGGGCCTTCGCATTGGCACAACTTGCGCATGTAAGCCACCAACTTCCGAATCTCGTCGTGGCTCAGCGTTTGTCCCCACGGCGGCATGAAATGATGCTTGTTGAGAATGTAGCCGCCCGCGTAAACGCCGTCGAACAGCGTGTCGTCCGGGCGCGTGGACATGTACGCTTTGTCGGCGTGGCTTGCCGGCGCTTTCGGCAAATATTTTGCGTTGTAGCCCTTGCCGTCGCCGCTCGCGCCGTGGCACGCCGCGCAATATTTCAGATACAAGCTTTCTTCTTCACTTTGGCCATGCGGCGCGTGAATGGGATGATCGGCCAATGACAGATACGGCGCCACGGCGGCCGGAATTTCCTGCTGCAATAAAAAATTGGCGATCAAATCAAGCGTCTTCGGCGGCATTAAAATTTTCGGCATCACCGTTTCAGGCTGCAGCCCATGCGGGTTTTGAATGAATTGGTAAACAAAATCCGGCTGCAAACGGTTTTTGAGCGATGACAAATTTGGGCCGATTCTGCCGCCGTCATTGCCCAATTGATGGCAGCCCAGGCAGGACAGCTTTTCCTTCAAAAGCGTTTGGGCTTTTGCCATCGAGAATGCGGATAATTTCCGTGGTTGAAAAGTGGAAGCGGTACGGTGTTTTTGTTTGAGCAAATAGTCGCCGAGCATAGCGGCTTCCGCTTCCGCCAATTTGAAATCCGGCATGCGGCTGCCGGAGCCGGGATAAAACCCGAACGGGCGCAGCGGCTGCGGCTTTTTGAGATACTCGAAAAGCCATTCCTTTTTAACACGCGCACCCTCAAGGCTCAAATCCGGTGCGTTCTTGCTGGGCGAGGCGGCGAGAGCCGTGTGGCGATGGCAGGCGACGCAATTTTGTGAAAGAAAAATTTTCTCGCCGAGGCCGGCATTGATGTCCGGAAACTCCGCCTTGGCTTTTTCAAAAGCCCTTTGCAACTGCTCGCGTTTGTTTTGCTCCAGCGCCGCTAAATAGCGCGAGATCAAAATGATCATCTCGTCGGGCCGCGGCAGCATGGCCGAAAACTTGGTTTGGCTCACGTCGAGCTGATAAAAAAAATTCGGCATCGCCGTTTTCACGCCGTCGAAAATGTGCGGCGCCACGAGATAGCGTTGCAGCCATTCGGGGCGCAAGCGATGGCCAACCGCAGTCAAGTCGGTCGAAGCGTTCTCTCCCGCGCCTTCCAAAGTGTGGCAACTCGTGCAGCGCAGCTCGGTGGTGAGCAATTTTCTCGCTGCGGCGCTCTCTTGCTTGTCGAGCTGCTTCGGTTGAAAACTTCGCAACGAGGTTGGATATTCGGGCCATTTTCCTTCCACCTGCGTTTGCTTCTCCAAAAACAGCACCAGCGCCAGCGCTTCTTTGCGGTCAAAAAAGAAATTCGGCATGCGCGAAAAACCAATATGATGACGAACCTGGGTGGGGTTTTGCAGATAGTCGAAAAGATACGCCGGGTTGAAACGCAGGCCGGCGTGGCTCAAATTTGGCGCCTTGTCGTGGATGTTGCTGGCAACAGAAATGCCGGAATGGCAATTGGCACAGGCCAAATCTTTTAGCAATGAGTCGGCAGTTTGGCCCAAACCATCTTCAAAAAAACTCGCCCACAGAAGAAGAACTCCCACAGAAAAGCAAGTTTGCAAGTTGCAAGTTGCAAATCTATTTGCCCACTTGCGACTTGCATACTTGTTCACGCTTATAATATTGTAAAGCGCTCTTTTAGTCCTCAATCTGAATTTCCTTCTGAATATGAGAAGTAATATTGGGGTTGTTTGCAGCCGTCGCCGTAATCTCCAACCAATGCGCGCCTTTGGGCACTTTGCGCAAATCGATGCCGATCAGCTCCGGCGCGGTGTCGTCCGTCACCGGCCAGGTATAGCTCACACTCACGGCAACGCTTTTGTCGCCGCCTTTCTCCGAGATGACTTTGTACACCACTTCGTAGTTGTCGGTGATACCGAAGGATTTCAAATTGTAAATTTCAAAGTAACAAAGCAAGGGATAAGCAAATTTTTATGAAGCGGCGACAAGAGAGAAATTTCCAGGCGCGTCGCGCCGTTGGGGCCGCGGAATTGCGCCAGATCATGCGTGAATTGCAGCTTGTTGACGGCGTGAATTTCATCATGTGCTGCCACCGGGCTCTCTCTTTTCGCTCTTAGAACCTCGACCGTCGCTTGTTCATAAATGGCGTGCAATATCGTTTGCGGCTGCCGCAACTCTATGCCAAGTATGGTGTGGCTGTTTGGAAACGCCGCAGCGTGCGCTCGCGCGGCGGCAAGCTCCTGGATTTTGGCGTAGGCCCGCCCAAACACGGGTGAGACTGCCGCCCTCTGCGCGGCAATCCGGCTCCATTGCTCCGGATGGATTTCCGGACTGCGGAATTTGCCGCCTATGTAAAATGAAAGAGGATTGTCTGTTTCTCGGAACGTCGGACCATCCTTGACGAAATGAACCAAAAGATTGCGCGTGACGTTTTCATACGACCAGGTTTCATTGGGATAAACGCTGTCCGGCGAGCCGCTCTCCCAGTAGCGAAATGATGGCTTTCCGTACTTGAGATAATATTTCCCGCGATCATCAAAATACGGCGGCTCCGGCGCGGGAAAATTTTCGCGGGCATAAGCGCGCCGCTTCAGAACATCCAGCAGCCAGTCATTTTCCGGCAGCAGCGGGTTGGGGTTCGCGGCTTTCCAATAATTTTCAATATACGCTTTGCGCGCCTCCAAAGTCGCCAGACCGTCGTACGCTTCTCGCTGTTGTTTGTCGAGCAAGAGCAAAAACTCCGTTTCAAATTCATTCTTGAAAGTTGTCTCATCGGCAGCGCCAAGGGCGGCAAGATATTGCTTCTCGGTTTTGAGCGTATCCAAGCGCTCGTGTTGCTGAGAAAATGGCAACGCATGGCCGGAGGCATCAAGCACAAGATTCGGCTTGATAATGCTCGGTAGAAACACGAGCACTGACGTCACCAACAGCCTCAAAAGGCATGTGGCCAGATTCTTTGTCATTGCAACGATCTTCTATTTCACAAGTCCGACGCCTGAAGGCGAAACTACAAACAAGCTTCAATCCTCAACAACAATTTCTCTTGTGACGTTTGCCTTGCGATTCGCATTTTTCGCATCGGCAACCGTGATTTCCAGCCGGTGCGCGCCGCTGCCGAGATTGCCGAGGTCGAGGGCGATCAGCTCTGGCGAGGCGTCATCCACCACCGGCTGGGTTTGGGAGATGCTGATGGCGGCTTCTTTACCACCCGTCAGCAGCCGCGAAATTTTTTTGAGCAGGCTTTCCTGATTATTATTCGAAACGATTTTGTAAGTGATTTCGTAAGACTCAGTGATGCCGGCGGCGCGCAAATTGTAGATTTCAAAATAACAAAACAGCAGCAGGCGCTTGCGGATTTTGAGATAAGGATACGGTGCCAGCAGGAGATTCTGCTTTTCGAGGGTGGGCAAAATCAAGCTTTGGGCTTCGTTGCGCACTTCGGTGTAAAATTGCAGGTCGCTGAGCAGCAACTGCGGGCCGCTGAAATCGCGGATGTTGAGGGCGCGTTTGGCGTAGCCCAGCTTATCGAAGCGCCGGCTCTGCACTTGCAACGCCAATTCAATCTGTTGCGGCAGTGCCAGAAATGATGATCGGCCGACGGCATTCGGAAGATTTTCCAACGCAGCCGATTTTGCCGGAAAAACATTTTGCCAGCGCCTGGCCGCCAGCGAGTCGAGATTCTCATCGCGCAGCATCCAGGCAAACTCCACGGCGATGGTGTCGTGGCTCAACGAGTCGAGCTGATCCACAAAATTTTTTTTGAGCGGCGCCAGCAAGGTGATCTCCACGCGGGTGTGGCCATGCGGTCCGCGAAATTGGGCAATGGACTCTTGAAACACCAGCCGGTTATTCGCAGTCATTGGCTCGTATGCGGTCGCCGGCAAGCTGCGTCGTGCCTGACTCGCCATCTGTTCGGCGCCTCTGGAAACCTCCGACAACCGTTCCGTCACCGACTGCACTTCCGCGCGCAGCAAGCCGGGTCGGTTGGGGTTGGCCGACGAGGCCAACACCGCGGATTCAAAGCGCTCGATTTGCTGCGCCACCTGGCCAAGAAAAGGAGAAATCGCGGCGCGCTGCTTGATGAGGTCGCTCCATTGCCACGGCAGGTTCTTCTGTTGATGCGAAGCCAGCAACTCCGTTAAGCTTTCGATCTCGCGATACGCGGGGCCGTCTTTCATGAAATGCACCACGAAATCGCGCGACACGTTCGGATAGGCCCAGCTTTCATTGGCGGTAACGCTGTAATTTTGCTCCGGGCCGCCTTTAAAAGAATATTGGCTTTGGATGGCGCGATAGGCCGCGGCACTAAAAAATTCGACGCGGCGCAAGCCGCCGGGGTCTTCAAAGCGTTGAACCGGCCTGCCGTATTTGAGATAATACTTGCCGCGATCGTCAAAATACGGCGGCTCGGGCGCCGGAAAATTTTGACGCGCAAATTCGCGACGGCGCAAATGCTCCCGCAGTCGCAGGTTGAACGACAGCAACGGCGCCGGATTGCTCGCCTTCCAATAATATTCGACAAACGCTTTGCGCTCGGCGAGCGTGGTTAAGCTATCATAAGATTGCCGCAGGGTTGGATTGAGAATGAGCAAAAACTCGCTTTCAAACTCTTTTTGAAACGTGGTGGAGTCGGCGGTGCGCAACGCGGCAAAATATTGGCGCTCGGTTTGGATGGAATCCCGCGCGCTGCGGTGCGATGTTGAAGAAGGGAGTGGTTGCGGAACTTGAACGGCAAAAGCTGGCGCATTGATGGCCAGATCAAACGTCAACACGAGAAAACCAGCGAAGCAGACGTTTGCGCGCCGGCCGTTGCCGAGATTTTGTTTGACCTTTCTCTTCAAAGGGGAATTTCCAGAGTTTGCCAAAATTCATTGGCTTTTGCCTTTCGTGCTCTTTTTCGTAATAACCACGCGATTACTTTCGATGTCTAGCTCAACAATATATCCGGCCACCATTGGGGTTCTCAGCAAAAGTATCTCACGAAAATAGACCGCCGTAACATGCTTTAGCATTGCAACGGTGAACCGTTGCACTCCGATTTTCATCATTATCGGGTGCCGCGCGCGGCACGGAAATTCTTCACACTTGGTTGGATGAACCCAAGCTTTTCGCTTTCGCCCGAACCAGTAAATCGCGCCTTCATAAAACGCCGCTAGAATTTAACATTGACATTTACTGCCTCAAAGGCTCGGCGTCATGCCCGCGGTGCCCGGCGCGGCTTGGTTTTTCGTTTGGGAAAGCGGTTGTCTTGGGTAACGGCAAAGGAGCGCGGCCGGAATTTTTTGTCGTTCAAAATCCGCAAATTATCGCCGGTTTGGCTGATGACAAACAAGCCCTGCTTATAGGCAAAGCGATCCACGCCCTTGTCAATGCTCATGCCGGCAACACCGCCGTACAATACCGGCCGGCGAAAGCTGGGAAAGAAATCAAAAAAACGCCGCAGCTTTTTCGCGAGAAATTCTTCAACATCCTCCTGCCGCAAGCGCAATTTGACTTCGATCAAAACAGCGCATTGGGGCCCCAAGCCAATGACATCGGTTTCCATGTTGTCGCCGTTGAGATGAGCCTCGAGATTGGCATAAAGCCGGTTCAGTTCAATGCCGCGTTTGCTGAACAGACGCTTGGTCGCAGGAAACACCATTTGCTCGGAAAACCGGCTTAACGACTCGGTGACGCCACCGAGCTCTTTCATGATTTGTTGATGCATCCGCTCGATGCGCTTGTCGGTTGCCCGCCAGGTTTGTTTCCAGCGTTCTTCGGATTCTTTCCAGGATTCCCTCCAGAGCCGTTCGGTTTCCTTGAAACGTTCGTCGGTTTCTTTGAAGCGTTTGTCGGTTTCTTTGAAACGTTCGCCAGTTTCTTTGAAACGTTCGCCAGTTTCTTTGAAACGTTCGCCGGTTTCTTTGAAACCTTTGTAAATCAGTTCTTCGAGCTTTTTTAGCGTCGTCATGGCTTTTCTCCAAGCGGAAATTTAAAGACGGCTGGAATGATCACCAACTCAATCTACGAGACGCAGGAGAAAAAGTCAAGCAGTTTGATCTGCTTTCAACAGCGAGGAGGCAAAGCGCAGCGCATTGCCCTCAGCCCTCCGCTCTTTGCCCTCCGCCCTCACACCGTCAGCCAGCACCACTCCTTCGTCAGCGGCGTTTTGTTCATGCGAATCCCCGCGTCTTTGCCGACGAGGATGTTGTTGGAGTGGTTGTAGCCGAAACCGCCTTCGGGATTGTAAAGACCCGGCTCGTTGCTGAACATCATGCCTTCTTCGAGAATGGTTTCATCGCCGAGCGAGAGGTACGGCTCTTGATGGCCTTCCATGCCTTCGCCGTGCGCCGGGCGATGGTAGATGTATTTCTCCATGCCATTTTTGCGCGCGATGTCCAGAACTTTCTCGGCGATCTCGTTGCACGGCGTGCCGGCTTTGCATAGCTCGCCCATGGTGATGGTTTGTTCGGTGTGAACCTCCCACATTTCTTTTTGCAGATCGTTCATCGGATGGGTTTGCAGGGCGCGGTAGCCTTCGCCGCCGTAGCCGCCAATGCGAATGACGCTGGCGATTTGGATGGCGTCGCCTTTTTGAATTTTGTGGTAGAAAAATTGATTGGGATGCGGATACGCGGTGGCGACGCCAGCGCGGCAGCCAAAGTTGAGGCTGATGCCGACGCCGGTGTGCGGCTTGCCGTCGAGCGGCAGCCATTTCATGAGCAGATGGGTGGCGTATTCTTGCGTGGCGTGGCGCACTTCAAAATCGGTCGCATCCGTGCCGCGGTCGAGAATGTAGGCGCGCGCATATTCGAGCATGTGGTCGTGCAGATCGATGGCTTTCTGCGTGAGCGCAATTTCTTCCGGCGTTTTGACGACGCGCATTTTCATCATCAATTCACCCGCGGGCTTGAATTTCGCTTTGGGAAGCGTTTTCTTCCATTGGCTGATCGTTGCTTCCGGCACGGCTTTTTCGATGCCGAGCGTGGCTTCAGCAAAGCCGCGTTTGGCGAGATGTTCGAGCATCCACACCTCGAGATCGGCTTTGGGACCGCGCGCATAAACGACTTTGTTGAACTCGCCGTGATGCGGATAATCGAAATACCACTCGGCGTCTTTGATCCACCACGTGTTGATGAGATCACGATCCAGGCCAGGGCCGAAGATGGACGGCTCGCCGGTTTTCGGCACGAAAAGCCAGAAGGGCCGCTCAGTGGTGCTATGAAACAAGCCGGAGAGATAAATGATGTTCCACACGTCTTTGCAGATCATGCCGTCGATGCCGTTCTCGCCGAGTTTCTCTTGCAGACGTGCGATGGTTTGGCGATACCAATCTTCTGAAAGCCGAAACGGCGGCGACAACGGTTGCATTTCCGGAATGAGCTGTTTTTTGTTCTCTGGCACAACGCACGCGGTGAAACCGGAAAGGCCGGCGGTTGCAGCCGAGAGGCCGAAGGTTTTGAGAAAGTGACGGCGGCTGGTGGACATGATTTCCTCCTCGAAAATTGGAACAAAAGAGTCTTGAAAAAAGACTGGCAGTCTCGGTTACATGCTTTACGGGCGATCTGGTGGCGGCGTGCCTTCGCCTTCGGCGCCGGCTTTGATGGAAGACAGGGCCATCGCGCCGATGCCAAGCAGGGTGATGCCACCGATGACGAGCCAGACCCAGGAAAGCTTCCCTGAAGTTTGAGCGGGGGCCATCGTTTCAACGTATTCCTGCTTGAATTTCAACAGCTCAACGCCGAAGTTGTCATAGTATTTCAAGACCTCGAAGCGGTGCAGCATGTTGGTGGCGCGGTCAAAGCGGTTGAGCTCGCCGACGAGCAGGACGCGCTGCGATTCTTCGCTGCGGTTGGCAAGGCGCCCGGCAATGATGTAATCCACCTGCAACTGTCCGGCGAGGCCGCGCAGGGCGGCGGTATCCGGCTGCGCCAGCAGTTGCGTAATTTTCTCCGCGCCGATGGTTTTGGCCACGTCGTCCGGCTCGATGAGTCGCACGCTCGAATTGGATTCGATGGTTTCCGTCATGCGCTCAAGAAGGCGCTTTTGCAAATCCGGCGGCACCTCGTCGAATTTGATGCCGAGGAAAGCCACCGGCACTTTTTTTGAATTTGCTCCCGCCAGGCATGGAACGACTTGGGCATAGTTGAGGGCGAAAATAAGCAGGAAGATTAAAGCGGTTTTGGTTACAGAGTAGCGCATGATCATGTCACAAAATAAAGTTAAAAAATTTTTCCAACGGATAAAAACGGCCAACGGATGCTCATTGGAGCCGAAACTATTCAGCCGGAATTACGGCCGCAAATATATAAAGACAATTCAAGTCAAAATGACTCAAGTCAAAATAATTATTTTGCCCTCAATCATTTTGTCTATCAATGACTGGCTGAAAAGTTGCTTTGGTTTCTACATCCGTTGGCAGCTTTCATTCTTTGGAGATAAAAATGTTCAGAATTTTTTCGATTTTAGTCGCCTCGTGCACCTCTCTGCCTTTTCCAGACGAGGCCGTCTGGGTTACAATTTCAATTGAATTGATACCCCCGATGGCGCAGGCGATTTTGCAGATCGGCGACGATGGTGACATACTGCTCTTGAAAAATCGGGGCCGGGGTGAGCCTGGTCCAACTGTCTTTTTTCGTGCCTTTGATTTCCATTTCAAATTCGAGCGTGCTCGCGACGCTGGTGCTGCGGTCGATGGATTGCACGCCGCGCGGGGACAAGTGCAGAATGGCGCGGTCGCGCAATTGCACCACTTTCTCGCCGTTCTCGGTTTGCAGGGTTTGCGAGCTGAAGCGCCAATTCGTCCGCAGCGCTTCATAATTGCGCCGGGCATCGGCAAATTCAATGGAAAATTGAAAGCTGTTTAAAGCAATAATGCTTTCGGTGACAATGTCCGAGCGCGAAGTTTTCGGGGCAATGGAATAGCTCACGGACCTGGCGCTGCGTTGCGAGCTTTTGCCGGACGAAGAGCAGGTGAATGATAAGCCGATGAGCGCGAACAAAAAACTCCATCTCACAAAGTTTTTGATCATGGTCAATGACCAGTCAAATCTTTGTCGTAGACAATGCGCCGTGCGGTGGGAAAAAAAGCCTGTTCTCCCGCAGGCTGGGGAAATTAAACACGGATCAAAAACACACACGGATTTATCAGCGTGAGTTTTTGATACGCGTCGAATCTTTTGGCTGCGCCTGTAAGGTTGCGGCTCGTGTTGGGCTTTCATAATCAAAAAAGGTGACTTCCGGCGGGCGTGACCTTGGAAAGCAATCCGCGGAAACCACCTTAAAACCAGGAGTGACAAACTGAAGTTTGTCACTCCTGTCTGTTTCAAAACGAATTATCTTCCGCCCGTCAGGAACTGATTGGCGCGACGCTCCTGAATGGTGATCGGGAAAAACGAGCCGGGCGTGTTGATCGCATCCGAGGTAGCAACCCAGCGCGAGTCCTTGATGCCAAAGCGGTACATATCCGCCAGCCGGCGTCCCATCATGTAGAGGTTGGCGCGGCGTTCGTGCTGCAACAATTGGCCGACGGTCACCGGCGCGGCCAACGGCTTCAGACCGTCACGCGCGCGCAGCGCATTCAAAATGGTCGTGGCGCCGGCGGGATCGGAAACCACTTTCGATTCGGCCAAAATGAGTTGCATTTCACGCTCGGAAACCACCGTAAAGGGAGAGTTGCGATCGCCGCCATGCTTGACCCGGTCTTTGAAATCCCTGATCTCGTTGGCGATGCGCGGATCGTCAACCGCGGTGTCGACGATGTCCTTGGGCACCGGCGCCGTGTTCATCTCGCTGCGGCCAACCACTTCCCACGCCCATTCGTTGAAAGCTCCGATGGAGCCGGGATAGGTGAACTGCCAACGGTAGTTGGCGGTCATAATTGCCAGCGCCGCTTGTGCATCATCCGCGCCCTCGGTGACATAAGGATTAGCGGCTGGCGTGGCAGCCGGCTTGGGATTGACTTTGCCCCAGACCGCCTTGGCATGTTTGGCGCGTGCGCGCAGGCCAAGCGCCCGTCTTTGCAGCTCCGCATCCGGAGTGGTCTGTAAAATCACCAGAGCTGCATCGAGATGAGCGATGGCCTCGTTGTACACGTTGACCATGTTGTTTTCGCCAATCGGTGGTTTGGCCTCACGTTTGTTGGAGTAGACGAAATCATCAAACATGTCGGCGATGGTCAGGCGCGTCACCGCAGAATACAAATAGGCCTTTACCAGATTTTTGGGGTCTCGCAAGGTGTTGGCGTTTTTAAAACCGTTCAACAACGCAATGGCATTATCGCAGGTGTAGCGCGCCTCGGTAATATACGGCCACGCTGCGTCGACAAATTCATTGTTGAAATCGGCCAGGAAGCCGCGATCCAACTGGTTCCAGGCGTCGCGTGAGCCGATCCAGATAGCCTCGTCGGTCGCCACGGTGTAGGGCGCCAGGCAATATCCGACCGCATTGGCGGTGGTGCTCAACGCGCCGCTGGCAATGGCGTTGGCAGCGGAAGGGTTGTCGAGGTTTTCTTCCAACACACTGTTGGGGTTGTTAACATCAAGAAGATTATCGCAGCCGAACGAGCCAAAGGCAGCGATAATAAATAACAGCAAAATTTTATTGAGAGTTG from candidate division KSB1 bacterium carries:
- a CDS encoding tetratricopeptide repeat protein; translation: MWKNSTHGRAGGAPALRNVIGVFDGQPRRFKDAVVTPTLKNQKYLFTVEQEGFPQKIFQVDAVIGGGFMEGGGSQTYFSRFPDGTLRFLPFDFIRKEKVWFGETKGNRGWVPISEALSITDLSEWPPSRILGAEPNFNNCQECHGSQIQTVYDARAKKYVTKFKSLSINCESCHGPGKRHVELAKSGKIEDATDIGMQSLAALGKDESLEVCFRCHTLKDAIANGYLPGRDLQEYYALKFPILGENPYHPDGRTRAFAYQEGHLFSDCYLNGSMTCVDCHDPHAQNYRDLNGVKLHGRFDNGQCTGCHASKALSPERHSHHKKDSPANLCTSCHMPFLQHPAMGTRLRFARADHTIPIPRPEFDAKLGIENACAKCHAEKATAWLQAKTVEWYGEIKPHKEIVMGLMQAPNLKDRRAVAALVLEDSTTHVMAQVAGLCYFTESFLRPHMRDLEAEAVEKLKRLAAANDLDLKALALMSLHLAQDHIPAVRAFLLEQLQALGDHELLIRRRWSMALAFLATRYRDRGETVTAVATYRKALEVKPDDAATLLNLGITYSNAGDLANAITCYQQAARLAPENAMIWVNWGIALRRQGNAPAAIETYRRAIDINPHLALAHFNLGNVYYERDDYANAIPAYEKAVELDPSLATAHFFLARAYIKTKEIQPAARAIKAGLQYDQQNNEARKMLAELETYLAK
- a CDS encoding c-type cytochrome produces the protein MGVLLLWASFFEDGLGQTADSLLKDLACANCHSGISVASNIHDKAPNLSHAGLRFNPAYLFDYLQNPTQVRHHIGFSRMPNFFFDRKEALALVLFLEKQTQVEGKWPEYPTSLRSFQPKQLDKQESAAARKLLTTELRCTSCHTLEGAGENASTDLTAVGHRLRPEWLQRYLVAPHIFDGVKTAMPNFFYQLDVSQTKFSAMLPRPDEMIILISRYLAALEQNKREQLQRAFEKAKAEFPDINAGLGEKIFLSQNCVACHRHTALAASPSKNAPDLSLEGARVKKEWLFEYLKKPQPLRPFGFYPGSGSRMPDFKLAEAEAAMLGDYLLKQKHRTASTFQPRKLSAFSMAKAQTLLKEKLSCLGCHQLGNDGGRIGPNLSSLKNRLQPDFVYQFIQNPHGLQPETVMPKILMPPKTLDLIANFLLQQEIPAAVAPYLSLADHPIHAPHGQSEEESLYLKYCAACHGASGDGKGYNAKYLPKAPASHADKAYMSTRPDDTLFDGVYAGGYILNKHHFMPPWGQTLSHDEIRKLVAYMRKLCQCEGPLWSRQ
- a CDS encoding GWxTD domain-containing protein, coding for MTSVLVFLPSIIKPNLVLDASGHALPFSQQHERLDTLKTEKQYLAALGAADETTFKNEFETEFLLLLDKQQREAYDGLATLEARKAYIENYWKAANPNPLLPENDWLLDVLKRRAYARENFPAPEPPYFDDRGKYYLKYGKPSFRYWESGSPDSVYPNETWSYENVTRNLLVHFVKDGPTFRETDNPLSFYIGGKFRSPEIHPEQWSRIAAQRAAVSPVFGRAYAKIQELAAARAHAAAFPNSHTILGIELRQPQTILHAIYEQATVEVLRAKRESPVAAHDEIHAVNKLQFTHDLAQFRGPNGATRLEISLLSPLHKNLLIPCFVTLKFTI
- a CDS encoding GWxTD domain-containing protein, producing MKRKVKQNLGNGRRANVCFAGFLVLTFDLAINAPAFAVQVPQPLPSSTSHRSARDSIQTERQYFAALRTADSTTFQKEFESEFLLILNPTLRQSYDSLTTLAERKAFVEYYWKASNPAPLLSFNLRLREHLRRREFARQNFPAPEPPYFDDRGKYYLKYGRPVQRFEDPGGLRRVEFFSAAAYRAIQSQYSFKGGPEQNYSVTANESWAYPNVSRDFVVHFMKDGPAYREIESLTELLASHQQKNLPWQWSDLIKQRAAISPFLGQVAQQIERFESAVLASSANPNRPGLLRAEVQSVTERLSEVSRGAEQMASQARRSLPATAYEPMTANNRLVFQESIAQFRGPHGHTRVEITLLAPLKKNFVDQLDSLSHDTIAVEFAWMLRDENLDSLAARRWQNVFPAKSAALENLPNAVGRSSFLALPQQIELALQVQSRRFDKLGYAKRALNIRDFSGPQLLLSDLQFYTEVRNEAQSLILPTLEKQNLLLAPYPYLKIRKRLLLFCYFEIYNLRAAGITESYEITYKIVSNNNQESLLKKISRLLTGGKEAAISISQTQPVVDDASPELIALDLGNLGSGAHRLEITVADAKNANRKANVTREIVVED
- a CDS encoding M24 family metallopeptidase, producing the protein MSTSRRHFLKTFGLSAATAGLSGFTACVVPENKKQLIPEMQPLSPPFRLSEDWYRQTIARLQEKLGENGIDGMICKDVWNIIYLSGLFHSTTERPFWLFVPKTGEPSIFGPGLDRDLINTWWIKDAEWYFDYPHHGEFNKVVYARGPKADLEVWMLEHLAKRGFAEATLGIEKAVPEATISQWKKTLPKAKFKPAGELMMKMRVVKTPEEIALTQKAIDLHDHMLEYARAYILDRGTDATDFEVRHATQEYATHLLMKWLPLDGKPHTGVGISLNFGCRAGVATAYPHPNQFFYHKIQKGDAIQIASVIRIGGYGGEGYRALQTHPMNDLQKEMWEVHTEQTITMGELCKAGTPCNEIAEKVLDIARKNGMEKYIYHRPAHGEGMEGHQEPYLSLGDETILEEGMMFSNEPGLYNPEGGFGYNHSNNILVGKDAGIRMNKTPLTKEWCWLTV